One window of the Lactococcus lactis genome contains the following:
- a CDS encoding ribosomal-processing cysteine protease Prp: MIEACIRTKRDKIVSYEISGHAESGEYGHDVVCAAVSVLSITTANNIYEMARIKPVTQMEDGYLYVEIPLSIPEKQGVLAQTLLEAFANSMKAVEKSYGQYITLKFENGGQ; the protein is encoded by the coding sequence ATGATTGAAGCTTGTATCAGGACAAAAAGAGACAAAATTGTTTCTTATGAAATCTCAGGACATGCTGAATCTGGCGAGTATGGACACGATGTGGTTTGTGCGGCGGTCAGCGTTCTATCAATTACAACGGCAAATAATATCTACGAGATGGCTCGCATTAAACCTGTGACTCAGATGGAAGATGGTTACTTGTATGTTGAAATTCCTTTGAGCATACCTGAAAAACAAGGCGTATTGGCTCAAACTTTGCTCGAAGCTTTTGCAAATTCGATGAAAGCAGTTGAGAAAAGCTATGGTCAGTACATTACACTTAAATTTGAAAATGGAGGGCAATAA
- the rpmA gene encoding 50S ribosomal protein L27, translated as MLELNLQLFAHKKGGGSTSNGRDSQAKRLGAKASDGELVSGGSILFRQRGTHIHPGTNVGRGGDDTLFAKIEGTVKFEMKRGKKHVSVYPVVAK; from the coding sequence ATGCTTGAACTTAATCTGCAACTCTTCGCCCACAAAAAAGGTGGGGGTTCTACTTCCAATGGACGTGACTCACAAGCTAAACGTCTCGGTGCTAAAGCATCTGACGGTGAACTTGTAAGCGGCGGTTCAATCCTTTTCCGTCAACGTGGTACACATATCCATCCAGGTACTAACGTTGGCCGTGGTGGCGACGATACTCTCTTCGCTAAAATCGAAGGAACTGTTAAATTCGAAATGAAACGTGGTAAAAAACACGTATCAGTTTATCCAGTAGTGGCTAAATAA
- a CDS encoding Nramp family divalent metal transporter: MNDKEHQRHRLIYHTNGKSLEEINGTVEVPKNVCFFKMLLTYSGPGALVAVGYMDPGNWSTSITGGQNFQYLLISVILMSSLIAMLLQYMSAKLGIVSQMDLAQAIRARTSKSLGIVLWILTELAIMATDIAEVIGAAIALYLLFNIPLILAVFITVLDVFLLLLLTRVGFRKIEALVICLILVILVIFAYQVALSNPDWKGIIEGFIPNSRTFASSPTVAGMSPLTGALGIIGATVMPHNLYLHSSISQSRKINHQDKADVARAVRFSTWDSNIQLTVAFVVNSLLLIMGVAVFKTGVIDDPSFFGLYDALSNPTVLSNGLLADVAKTGALSTLFAVALLASGQNSTITGTLTGQVIMEGFIHMRMPMWARRLVTRLLSVVPVLICVSMTRGQTLKAQHEAINNLMNNSQVFLAFALPFSIIPLLMLTNSKKEMGDFKNNLIIKCLGWFSVIALTYLNLIGLPDQIANFIPHNLGLSHLISGFLILGVLFLLIWTIVELYRGNKKMMAY; this comes from the coding sequence ATGAATGATAAAGAACATCAACGTCATCGATTGATTTATCATACGAATGGAAAATCCTTAGAGGAAATAAATGGGACAGTAGAAGTACCTAAAAATGTTTGCTTTTTCAAAATGTTGCTAACTTATTCAGGACCGGGTGCCTTAGTTGCAGTTGGTTATATGGACCCAGGAAATTGGTCAACCTCAATAACTGGCGGACAAAACTTTCAATACTTACTGATTTCAGTCATTCTGATGTCAAGTTTAATTGCGATGCTCCTTCAATATATGTCGGCAAAATTGGGTATTGTCAGTCAAATGGATTTGGCTCAAGCTATAAGAGCAAGAACAAGTAAATCTCTAGGAATTGTTTTATGGATATTAACTGAGCTTGCCATAATGGCAACGGATATTGCAGAAGTAATTGGGGCTGCTATCGCTCTTTATCTTTTATTTAATATCCCATTAATCTTAGCGGTTTTTATTACAGTTCTTGATGTCTTTTTGCTTTTGTTATTGACGAGAGTAGGTTTTAGAAAAATTGAAGCCCTTGTTATCTGTTTGATTTTAGTCATTTTGGTCATTTTTGCTTATCAAGTCGCTTTATCAAATCCAGATTGGAAAGGAATTATTGAGGGATTTATCCCCAATAGCCGGACGTTTGCCTCTTCACCAACAGTGGCAGGGATGTCTCCTTTAACAGGGGCCTTAGGGATTATTGGTGCTACAGTTATGCCTCATAATTTGTATCTCCATTCTTCTATTTCACAAAGCCGAAAAATCAATCATCAGGATAAAGCAGATGTTGCTAGAGCGGTGAGATTTTCAACATGGGATTCTAATATTCAATTGACAGTGGCTTTTGTTGTGAATTCCCTCTTGTTAATCATGGGAGTTGCCGTATTCAAAACGGGCGTGATTGATGATCCATCATTCTTTGGTTTATATGATGCCCTCTCTAATCCAACTGTTTTAAGCAATGGACTGCTTGCTGATGTAGCAAAAACAGGAGCTTTATCCACTTTGTTTGCCGTAGCTCTTCTTGCTTCAGGACAGAATTCTACTATTACAGGGACTTTAACGGGTCAAGTTATTATGGAAGGCTTCATTCATATGAGAATGCCAATGTGGGCCAGAAGATTAGTAACACGTTTGCTTTCAGTTGTTCCAGTATTGATTTGTGTCTCTATGACAAGAGGACAAACTTTGAAAGCACAGCATGAAGCAATTAATAATTTGATGAATAATTCTCAAGTTTTTCTAGCTTTTGCTCTACCTTTTTCAATCATTCCTTTGTTGATGTTGACTAATAGTAAAAAGGAGATGGGTGATTTTAAAAATAATTTGATTATTAAATGTTTGGGCTGGTTTTCAGTTATTGCTTTGACCTATCTTAATTTGATTGGTTTGCCAGATCAAATTGCCAACTTTATACCTCATAATCTTGGACTATCTCATCTTATTTCTGGTTTTCTTATTTTGGGAGTTCTCTTTTTATTAATTTGGACAATCGTAGAACTTTATCGAGGAAATAAAAAAATGATGGCTTACTAA
- a CDS encoding PhoH family protein produces the protein MEIVYLTKNSIEFKLENPEDASLLFGVQDKYLKLVESQLGVEINYRGETVQIVSEDELTRERARKALQALQVLVGRGVPVHASDVIIAIKMVLNDDIENFTALYEVELTKDAAGKSIRLKNLIQKTYVDSVKHHDIVFGIGPAGTGKTFLAVVMAVQALRNGQVKRIILTRPAVEAGESLGFLPGDLQEKVDPYLRPVYDALFQILGKTATERMMERGIIEIAPLAYMRGRTLDDAFVILDEAQNTTTMQMKMFLTRLGFNSKMIVNGDISQIDLPNKVKSGLIDAKDKLSHVKSIDFVYFMAKDVVRHPVVAEIIKAYGDE, from the coding sequence ATGGAGATTGTGTATTTGACTAAAAATTCAATTGAATTTAAACTAGAAAATCCAGAAGATGCAAGTCTACTTTTTGGGGTACAAGATAAATATTTGAAGTTAGTTGAATCTCAACTAGGGGTTGAGATTAATTATCGTGGCGAAACGGTTCAAATCGTTTCTGAGGATGAATTGACAAGGGAGCGAGCTCGTAAAGCCCTCCAAGCTCTGCAGGTACTAGTAGGTCGAGGAGTTCCAGTTCATGCGTCAGATGTCATTATTGCAATAAAGATGGTTTTAAATGATGATATTGAAAATTTCACTGCACTTTATGAAGTTGAACTGACGAAAGATGCAGCTGGAAAGTCAATTCGACTAAAAAATCTGATTCAAAAAACTTATGTTGATTCTGTCAAACATCATGATATTGTTTTTGGAATTGGACCAGCTGGAACAGGGAAAACGTTTTTAGCTGTTGTGATGGCTGTTCAAGCATTACGTAATGGTCAGGTGAAACGAATTATTTTGACAAGACCAGCTGTAGAAGCTGGTGAAAGTCTTGGGTTCTTACCAGGTGATTTGCAAGAAAAGGTTGATCCTTATTTACGACCAGTTTATGATGCCCTTTTCCAAATTTTAGGAAAGACGGCAACTGAACGAATGATGGAACGAGGAATTATTGAAATTGCTCCGCTTGCTTACATGCGCGGTCGTACGCTTGATGATGCCTTCGTCATTTTGGATGAAGCACAGAATACAACAACGATGCAGATGAAAATGTTTTTGACTCGACTCGGCTTTAATTCTAAAATGATTGTTAATGGAGATATTTCACAAATTGACTTACCTAATAAAGTAAAATCAGGTTTGATTGATGCCAAAGATAAATTAAGTCATGTGAAATCAATTGATTTTGTTTATTTCATGGCAAAAGATGTCGTTCGACATCCAGTTGTTGCTGAAATTATCAAAGCCTATGGTGATGAATAG
- a CDS encoding NUDIX hydrolase yields the protein MAEGYVMDLRKKIGHVPMVIACASLIIYDENRGILLQKRADNGKWCYHGGSVEPNEKVEEAAKRELYEEVGLKAGKINLYTVASGTEQHFFYPNGDEVHIVDTVFTCNDFSGEILLEESEVLDCQWFAFDNLPEDILIATRGPILSFCKEMLQKKADRK from the coding sequence ATGGCCGAAGGTTATGTCATGGATTTGCGCAAAAAAATTGGGCATGTCCCAATGGTAATTGCATGTGCAAGCTTGATTATTTATGATGAAAATCGTGGAATTTTACTTCAAAAACGGGCAGATAATGGGAAATGGTGTTATCATGGTGGGTCAGTTGAACCGAATGAAAAGGTTGAAGAAGCAGCGAAACGTGAACTCTATGAAGAAGTTGGCTTAAAAGCTGGAAAAATTAATTTGTACACTGTCGCTTCTGGGACAGAACAACACTTTTTCTATCCTAATGGGGATGAAGTTCATATTGTTGATACTGTTTTTACTTGTAATGATTTTTCTGGAGAGATTCTTTTAGAAGAATCAGAGGTTCTTGACTGTCAATGGTTTGCCTTTGATAATCTGCCAGAAGATATATTAATTGCCACAAGAGGTCCCATTTTGTCCTTTTGTAAGGAAATGTTGCAAAAAAAGGCTGACAGAAAGTAA
- the ybeY gene encoding rRNA maturation RNase YbeY, with the protein MYVELVDETGQVPSEIIEQTKEVLAFAAKKLNLKESTEMSVTFVDNARSHELNLQYRETDRPTDVISLEYKPDESEFFFDEDMELPEELLEEMDPFIGELFISIDKAAEQAADYGHSIEREYGWLAVHGFLHINGYDHYTPEEESEMFGLQEEILTAYGLTR; encoded by the coding sequence ATGTACGTAGAATTAGTTGATGAAACAGGCCAAGTGCCAAGTGAGATTATTGAACAAACCAAAGAAGTTTTAGCTTTTGCTGCTAAAAAACTGAACTTGAAAGAATCAACAGAAATGTCAGTAACTTTTGTTGATAATGCTCGTTCACATGAGTTGAATTTGCAATATCGCGAAACTGACCGACCAACCGATGTTATCTCATTAGAATATAAACCTGATGAATCAGAATTTTTCTTTGATGAAGATATGGAATTACCAGAGGAATTGTTGGAAGAAATGGATCCATTTATTGGTGAATTGTTTATTTCAATAGACAAGGCTGCTGAACAGGCTGCTGATTATGGTCACTCGATTGAACGTGAATATGGTTGGTTAGCTGTTCATGGCTTTTTGCATATCAATGGTTATGACCACTACACACCAGAAGAAGAGTCAGAAATGTTTGGTTTGCAAGAGGAGATTTTAACTGCCTATGGACTCACAAGATAA
- a CDS encoding diacylglycerol kinase family protein: MDSQDKDVKLFKKKDFNNGKRPVQEDRARWKNPNLLSSLDFALSGIWTAFKEERNMRKHALAAFLAIVFGLVFQISEFEWLFLLLSIFLVFMAELFNSAIENVVDLASDYQFYMRAKRAKDMAAGAVLVISGFALIVGLIVFLPKIWHLFF; this comes from the coding sequence ATGGACTCACAAGATAAAGATGTAAAACTCTTTAAGAAAAAGGATTTTAATAATGGTAAAAGACCTGTTCAAGAGGATAGGGCCCGTTGGAAAAATCCTAATTTACTTTCGAGTTTAGACTTTGCACTGTCTGGAATTTGGACAGCTTTTAAAGAAGAACGTAACATGCGTAAACATGCTTTGGCAGCCTTTTTAGCTATTGTTTTTGGTCTCGTTTTTCAAATTTCAGAATTTGAATGGCTCTTTTTGTTGTTGTCAATTTTTCTAGTTTTTATGGCAGAACTTTTTAATTCTGCAATCGAAAATGTGGTGGATTTAGCATCAGATTACCAATTTTATATGCGTGCAAAACGAGCCAAAGATATGGCAGCTGGGGCAGTTTTAGTTATTTCGGGATTTGCATTGATTGTTGGTCTGATTGTATTTTTACCTAAAATTTGGCATCTTTTCTTTTAG
- a CDS encoding nucleotidyltransferase family protein produces the protein MDRKNDFLKILKKNSELMFILDEVSVLNLPNYYLAAGSVFQTVWNYSDGNNLMTGIHDIDIVYFDKEISADSSAKNDKKLEKVLSEKFPYQFDIHNEAYMHLWHNGNKVPYKNTENAIERWIATVHAVGISGNSRNIEIFAPYGLEDIFTKTIRPIYHVDNNRILYENKVARWQERFSNLKIIEWSDEIKNL, from the coding sequence ATGGATAGAAAAAATGATTTTCTAAAAATATTGAAAAAGAACTCCGAATTGATGTTCATTTTGGATGAAGTTTCTGTTTTAAATTTGCCTAATTATTATCTAGCCGCAGGAAGTGTCTTTCAAACGGTTTGGAATTATTCTGACGGAAATAATTTAATGACAGGAATTCACGATATTGATATTGTGTACTTTGATAAAGAGATTTCTGCTGACAGCTCTGCTAAAAATGATAAAAAGTTAGAAAAAGTTTTATCTGAAAAATTTCCCTATCAATTTGATATTCATAATGAAGCATACATGCATCTTTGGCATAATGGAAATAAAGTACCGTATAAAAACACAGAAAATGCGATTGAGCGTTGGATTGCTACGGTTCATGCTGTAGGCATAAGTGGTAATTCACGCAATATTGAAATTTTTGCTCCCTACGGCTTAGAAGATATTTTTACTAAAACAATTCGGCCAATTTATCATGTCGATAATAATCGAATACTTTATGAAAATAAGGTTGCTAGGTGGCAAGAAAGATTTAGTAATTTAAAGATTATTGAATGGTCAGATGAAATAAAGAATTTATAA
- a CDS encoding DEAD/DEAH box helicase codes for MSTNQEKLFGRLLLKNDILQLIKSTDKISVSKIFSNFLLEAKVNPNLGMTSISSNKIKCNRCGTVHIKNSVKLPIGVFYCPSCIQLGRVRSDEFLYFLPQKNFPKKSYINWSGKLTENQKSISNALCQEINSHQQIIVQAVTGAGKTEMIYQVIEQILESGGVVGLASPRIDVCLELHQRLSRDFSCKIPLLYHDGDNYFRAPLIIMTSHQLLRFKEAFDLLIIDEVDAFPFRDNEMLYFAAEKARKIEGNLIYLTATSTDKLEKDIKKQKLYPLFLPRRFHNFPLVVPKFFWKNKFDKKLIEQRNSGFPLLIFAAEIEFGQEFAKQLQLKFPKEKITSVASTTKDRLEIVKAFRNKEITILIATSILERGVTFPNVDVFVINSEHPNFTKSALIQMAGRVGRSPERPTGLVSFFHYGKSKAMCQAVREIKNRYHLISRITNSKRSWCS; via the coding sequence ATGAGCACTAATCAAGAAAAGTTATTTGGCCGTTTATTATTAAAAAATGATATTTTACAACTTATAAAAAGTACTGACAAGATTTCTGTCAGTAAAATTTTTAGTAATTTTTTGTTAGAAGCGAAGGTGAATCCAAATTTGGGAATGACTTCAATTTCTTCCAATAAAATAAAATGCAACCGTTGTGGGACTGTTCATATAAAAAATTCTGTCAAACTTCCAATTGGTGTATTTTACTGTCCAAGTTGTATTCAATTAGGTCGAGTCCGCTCCGATGAATTCTTGTACTTTCTGCCACAAAAGAATTTCCCAAAGAAATCATATATAAACTGGTCGGGAAAACTGACAGAGAATCAAAAATCAATTTCAAATGCCCTCTGTCAGGAAATTAATTCTCATCAGCAAATAATTGTCCAAGCTGTGACTGGAGCTGGAAAAACTGAAATGATTTATCAAGTCATTGAGCAAATTTTAGAAAGCGGTGGGGTTGTTGGTCTAGCTAGTCCAAGAATTGATGTTTGTCTTGAACTTCATCAGCGATTATCACGTGATTTTTCCTGTAAGATTCCACTCTTATATCATGATGGCGACAACTATTTCCGAGCTCCATTAATAATAATGACCAGTCATCAGCTTTTACGTTTCAAGGAAGCTTTTGATTTGCTGATTATTGATGAAGTTGATGCCTTTCCCTTTAGAGATAATGAAATGCTTTATTTTGCGGCAGAAAAAGCAAGAAAAATAGAAGGAAATTTAATATATTTGACCGCAACTTCTACTGACAAACTTGAAAAAGATATAAAAAAGCAAAAACTCTATCCTTTGTTTCTCCCGCGTCGTTTTCACAATTTCCCTTTAGTGGTGCCTAAATTTTTTTGGAAAAATAAATTTGATAAGAAATTAATTGAGCAAAGAAATAGTGGCTTTCCTCTTCTTATTTTTGCTGCTGAAATTGAATTTGGACAAGAATTTGCAAAACAACTACAATTGAAATTTCCTAAAGAAAAAATTACTTCCGTTGCTTCAACAACAAAAGATAGATTGGAAATTGTTAAAGCTTTTAGAAATAAAGAAATTACCATTTTAATAGCGACTTCAATTCTTGAACGGGGAGTCACTTTTCCAAATGTTGATGTTTTTGTCATCAACAGTGAGCACCCAAACTTCACTAAATCCGCACTGATACAAATGGCTGGACGTGTGGGTCGTAGTCCTGAACGTCCAACAGGCTTAGTTAGTTTTTTTCATTACGGAAAATCCAAAGCAATGTGTCAGGCAGTTAGAGAAATCAAAAACAGGTACCACCTTATATCACGCATCACAAATTCTAAAAGAAGCTGGTGTTCATGA
- a CDS encoding YigZ family protein, with amino-acid sequence MTITIKTDFINEEEIKKSRFICHLKRISSEEEARDFIAKIKKEHWKANHNCSAYTLGDRQEIQRTSDDGEPSGTAGVPMLEILKKKEIINVCAVVTRYFGGIKLGAGGLIRAYAGSVNHAIEAVGLVEFINQRELILNLDYSLYDSLQRFLIDQKIKISDSEFLSDIKVKCFIDEEKVDEVMNLLTETFNGKIIMKKGDSQQVEVEFLS; translated from the coding sequence ATGACTATCACTATAAAAACTGATTTTATCAATGAAGAGGAAATCAAAAAATCACGATTTATTTGCCATTTGAAAAGAATTTCATCTGAAGAAGAAGCGCGTGATTTTATTGCGAAAATCAAAAAAGAACACTGGAAAGCCAATCATAACTGCTCGGCCTATACATTAGGTGACCGTCAAGAAATTCAACGAACAAGTGATGATGGAGAGCCGTCAGGGACTGCTGGTGTTCCGATGCTTGAAATTTTAAAGAAAAAAGAAATAATCAATGTTTGTGCCGTTGTTACTCGGTATTTTGGTGGAATAAAATTAGGTGCTGGTGGTTTAATTCGTGCTTATGCGGGCAGTGTAAATCATGCCATCGAAGCTGTTGGTTTAGTTGAATTTATCAATCAACGTGAGCTTATTTTAAACCTTGATTACAGCCTCTATGACAGCTTACAGCGCTTTTTAATTGACCAAAAAATCAAAATTTCGGATAGTGAGTTTTTGTCGGATATCAAAGTAAAATGTTTTATTGACGAAGAAAAGGTTGACGAAGTCATGAATTTACTGACAGAAACTTTTAATGGAAAAATAATCATGAAAAAAGGGGACAGTCAACAAGTAGAAGTTGAATTCCTGTCATAA
- a CDS encoding VanZ family protein gives MTKKLAQLLFFIYILGLVWLVLFKLSFHPFAFLEMTNTRSLNLTPLAMSGGRREVLFNILAFIPFGILLTMNAPKISFLNKLAISILLSFSFESLQYLLAIGATDITDLITNSLGALLGISFYYLLIKVFSKAKVDLILTISFTILLIFTIIFIKQSIVLGTVRV, from the coding sequence ATGACAAAAAAATTAGCACAGCTTTTATTTTTCATTTATATATTAGGACTGGTTTGGCTGGTATTATTTAAACTTTCTTTTCATCCATTTGCTTTTCTTGAAATGACGAATACAAGAAGTCTTAATCTGACACCTTTAGCCATGTCCGGTGGTCGTCGCGAGGTTTTATTTAATATTCTAGCTTTTATTCCTTTTGGTATTTTATTGACTATGAATGCACCAAAAATCTCCTTTTTAAATAAATTGGCAATTTCCATTTTATTAAGTTTTTCATTTGAAAGTCTACAATATCTTCTTGCCATTGGTGCAACGGATATTACTGACCTCATCACTAACTCACTTGGAGCCTTACTTGGAATAAGTTTCTATTATTTACTCATAAAAGTCTTTTCAAAAGCAAAAGTCGACCTTATTTTGACAATTTCTTTTACGATTTTGCTCATTTTTACGATAATCTTTATCAAGCAAAGCATAGTTCTAGGCACAGTGAGAGTGTAA
- a CDS encoding DUF475 domain-containing protein encodes MKIFRGSFIVSLIALIIAFVYAGWNGLFITLILAVLEISLSMDNAIVNARILERMSSAWQKAFLTLGVLIAVLGMRLIFPLLIVGVSAQIDPISALKLALEKGNPNTVGTYGYILHHAHPQIAAFGGMFLLMLALGFFFDERAHTWLKIPEKILQKIGNFPAANAIISIILLLITSEFIAKDAHAVLFAGILGILTFMLVDGFGETMSHSKAANTTSSVVATGKAGLALFLYLEVIDASFSFDGVIGAFAITADPIIILLGLGVIGAMFVRSLTLYLVQKGTLNDLVYLEHGAHWAILTLAFLILASIKWEIGEVVTGLLGAVFIILSFISSVIYNRNH; translated from the coding sequence ATGAAAATATTCAGAGGCTCATTTATTGTTAGTTTAATTGCCCTAATTATCGCATTTGTTTATGCCGGGTGGAATGGACTTTTTATTACGCTTATTCTTGCTGTTCTAGAAATTTCCTTATCTATGGATAACGCTATTGTGAATGCACGTATTCTCGAACGAATGAGTTCTGCATGGCAAAAAGCTTTCTTAACCTTAGGGGTTTTGATTGCCGTTCTTGGAATGCGTTTGATTTTTCCACTCTTGATTGTTGGAGTGTCAGCCCAAATTGACCCTATCAGTGCTTTAAAATTAGCTTTAGAAAAGGGAAATCCCAATACAGTAGGAACCTATGGTTATATTTTGCACCATGCTCATCCACAAATCGCAGCTTTCGGTGGAATGTTTCTATTGATGCTAGCCTTAGGATTTTTCTTTGATGAACGGGCACATACTTGGCTTAAAATACCAGAGAAAATCCTTCAAAAAATTGGAAATTTTCCGGCAGCAAATGCAATTATTTCCATTATTTTGCTTTTAATCACATCGGAATTTATTGCTAAAGATGCTCACGCTGTTTTATTTGCTGGAATTTTAGGAATCCTAACTTTCATGCTTGTTGACGGTTTTGGAGAAACGATGAGTCATAGCAAAGCTGCAAACACAACAAGTAGTGTGGTTGCGACTGGTAAGGCTGGACTTGCTTTATTCTTATATTTGGAAGTAATAGATGCTTCATTTAGTTTTGATGGGGTAATAGGTGCCTTTGCAATTACAGCAGACCCGATTATTATTCTTTTAGGATTAGGTGTGATTGGAGCGATGTTTGTAAGAAGTCTAACGCTTTATCTTGTTCAAAAAGGAACATTGAATGACCTTGTATATCTTGAACACGGAGCACATTGGGCCATTCTCACGCTTGCATTTTTAATTTTAGCAAGTATCAAATGGGAGATTGGTGAGGTTGTTACAGGACTTCTAGGAGCTGTATTTATTATTCTTTCCTTTATTTCGAGTGTGATTTATAATCGAAATCATTAA
- a CDS encoding bifunctional metallophosphatase/5'-nucleotidase, whose product MKLSILHINNTHLTLDKDFSLINKIKEENKKRVIETLVLGDGNSIFNNIEHKNDEQDLLNTFPFDATTLGSHQFDEGSKGIVENLNKINFPILAANVNFEDDKLLNPLVKERKFIPYLLKNTTSGKKIGIFGLTTMDIVYRSHPSAETIFFNPFDKADFIVKRLKNLGVDVIILLSQLGEEMNQMLAQQFLEIDIIIDKPVGTSGKKVEKCGNTLIIQSETDNYSLIESEINIDDEGNLLFIQENNYV is encoded by the coding sequence ATGAAACTTAGCATTTTACATATAAATAATACTCATCTCACCCTTGATAAGGATTTTTCTTTAATTAATAAAATCAAAGAAGAAAATAAAAAAAGAGTCATAGAAACTTTAGTTTTAGGAGATGGAAATAGCATTTTTAATAACATTGAGCACAAAAATGATGAGCAAGACCTCCTGAATACCTTTCCTTTTGATGCGACGACATTGGGAAGTCATCAATTTGATGAGGGTTCAAAAGGAATAGTGGAAAATCTAAATAAAATAAATTTTCCAATTTTAGCCGCTAATGTTAATTTTGAAGATGATAAACTTTTAAATCCTTTAGTAAAAGAAAGAAAATTTATTCCTTATCTCCTTAAAAATACAACATCAGGTAAGAAAATAGGAATATTTGGTTTGACAACAATGGATATTGTTTATCGCTCACATCCGAGTGCGGAGACTATCTTTTTTAACCCTTTTGATAAGGCAGATTTCATAGTTAAAAGATTAAAGAACCTTGGAGTTGATGTTATTATTTTATTAAGTCAACTTGGAGAAGAAATGAACCAAATGTTAGCTCAACAATTTTTAGAAATTGATATTATTATCGATAAACCCGTAGGGACATCAGGAAAAAAAGTTGAAAAATGCGGAAATACACTCATTATTCAATCTGAAACTGATAACTATTCTCTTATAGAATCTGAAATCAATATTGATGACGAAGGCAATTTACTTTTTATTCAAGAAAATAATTATGTTTGA
- the glyQ gene encoding glycine--tRNA ligase subunit alpha has product MANKKLAFQDIILTLQGFWSKQGANLMQAYDNEVGAGTMSPYTFLRSNGPEPWGAAYVQPSRRPADGRYGENPNRLFQHHQFQVVLKPSPKNIQELYLQSLAELGIDALEHDIRFVEDNWENPSMGCAGIGWEVWIDGQECTQFTYFQQVGGIEVDSVTSEITYGLERIATVIQEVDSVYDLEWGNGVAYGDIFKEPEYEHSKFAFEESNQELLLKLFGEYEQEALDLLDKGLVHPAYDYILKSSHTFNLLDARGAVSVTERAGYMHRVRTMARKVAKTFIEERAKLGFPLLKDEALREKYLGKKGKYTKIVEGEEK; this is encoded by the coding sequence ATGGCAAATAAAAAACTAGCATTTCAAGATATTATCTTGACCCTACAAGGCTTTTGGTCTAAACAAGGGGCAAACTTGATGCAAGCTTATGATAATGAAGTAGGAGCAGGAACAATGAGCCCTTACACTTTCTTGCGTTCAAACGGACCTGAACCTTGGGGAGCCGCCTATGTGCAACCTTCACGTCGTCCTGCTGACGGTCGTTATGGTGAAAACCCAAATCGGTTGTTCCAACACCACCAATTCCAAGTTGTATTAAAACCATCTCCAAAAAATATCCAAGAACTTTATCTTCAAAGTTTAGCTGAACTTGGAATTGATGCTTTAGAGCATGATATCCGCTTTGTTGAAGATAACTGGGAAAATCCTTCAATGGGATGTGCCGGTATTGGATGGGAAGTTTGGATTGATGGGCAAGAATGTACTCAATTTACTTATTTCCAACAAGTTGGAGGAATTGAAGTTGATTCCGTAACTTCAGAAATCACTTATGGTTTGGAACGTATTGCGACAGTTATTCAAGAGGTTGATTCTGTTTATGACCTTGAATGGGGGAATGGCGTAGCTTACGGTGATATTTTCAAAGAACCTGAATACGAACATTCTAAATTTGCCTTTGAAGAATCAAACCAAGAGCTTTTACTTAAACTTTTTGGAGAATATGAACAAGAGGCGCTTGATTTATTAGATAAAGGTTTAGTTCACCCAGCTTATGATTATATTTTGAAATCTTCACATACCTTCAATTTACTTGATGCACGTGGAGCAGTTTCTGTAACTGAGCGCGCAGGCTATATGCATAGAGTTCGTACAATGGCACGTAAGGTAGCAAAAACTTTTATTGAAGAACGTGCAAAACTTGGTTTCCCGCTCTTAAAAGATGAAGCTTTACGTGAAAAATACCTTGGTAAAAAAGGAAAATATACTAAGATTGTAGAAGGAGAAGAAAAATAA